A window of the Candidatus Microthrix parvicella Bio17-1 genome harbors these coding sequences:
- a CDS encoding alpha-amylase family glycosyl hydrolase translates to MTEPAPWWRSAVVYQIYPRSFRDTSGNGVGDLRGIIDGLGHLETLGVDAIWLSPVFPSPMVDHGYDVSDYCDIDPLFGTLADFDELVEAVHQRSLRIILDWVPNHTSDAHPWFIESRSSRDNPKRNWYHWRNDNPGELPNNWTRAFPAGEPAWAWDPGSEAWYLNQFSPEQPDLNWSNPEVRSAMADSLRFWLDRGVDGFRMDVIHLIGKDPALPDVPAELAALPAVVLVDEPAAHEYLREIRAVLDGYHGDRVAIGEVYLLDSAQIATYYGSNGPPGSDTAPELHLAFNFPAMFGPWDAEAWRTNLAGADQHFASKGLQTTWVLSNHDNPRHRTRFGGDEAVARAAAVLLLGLPGTPFLYAGEELGLEDADVPSEAIVDPSGGRRDGCRAPIPWTAEAGHGWASARTWLPFPPGSNVHSVAAQGDDPRSMLALYRHLLAVRSASDALRLGHHEVVQADDQVLAWVRPVADGGQQDRAQQHGAQQHGAQQHGSTQVGDVLVAVNFTAGPAGLDDRAGWTVLASSNPSRAIGGTISDQLMENEALWAAPPR, encoded by the coding sequence ATGACCGAACCGGCCCCGTGGTGGCGCAGCGCCGTCGTCTACCAGATCTACCCACGCAGCTTCCGTGACACCTCCGGCAACGGGGTTGGCGACCTGCGGGGCATCATCGACGGGCTCGGCCACCTGGAAACCCTCGGCGTGGATGCCATCTGGTTGTCGCCGGTGTTTCCATCGCCGATGGTGGATCACGGATATGACGTGTCGGACTACTGCGACATCGACCCGCTGTTCGGCACGCTGGCCGACTTCGACGAGTTGGTGGAGGCGGTGCACCAGCGAAGCCTTCGAATCATCCTCGATTGGGTGCCCAACCACACCAGCGACGCCCACCCATGGTTTATTGAATCTCGCTCGTCGCGGGACAACCCCAAGCGCAACTGGTACCACTGGCGCAACGACAACCCCGGCGAGTTGCCCAACAACTGGACCCGGGCGTTCCCTGCCGGCGAGCCCGCATGGGCCTGGGACCCGGGCAGCGAGGCCTGGTACCTCAACCAGTTCAGCCCCGAACAGCCCGACCTGAACTGGTCCAACCCCGAGGTTCGGTCCGCCATGGCCGACTCCCTGAGATTTTGGTTGGACCGGGGCGTGGACGGGTTCCGCATGGACGTCATTCACTTGATCGGCAAAGACCCCGCACTGCCCGACGTACCCGCTGAGTTGGCGGCGTTGCCGGCCGTGGTGCTCGTCGACGAACCGGCGGCTCACGAGTACCTACGAGAGATCCGCGCGGTCCTCGACGGTTACCACGGCGACCGCGTGGCCATCGGCGAGGTGTACCTGCTGGATTCCGCCCAGATCGCCACCTACTACGGCAGCAACGGCCCCCCGGGAAGTGACACCGCACCGGAGCTTCACCTGGCGTTCAACTTTCCTGCCATGTTCGGGCCGTGGGATGCCGAGGCCTGGCGAACCAACCTGGCCGGCGCCGACCAGCACTTCGCCTCAAAGGGCCTGCAAACCACCTGGGTCTTGTCCAACCACGACAATCCTCGGCACCGCACCCGCTTTGGCGGTGACGAGGCCGTGGCTCGTGCCGCGGCGGTGCTGCTCCTGGGACTCCCGGGAACGCCGTTTCTCTATGCCGGAGAAGAGTTGGGCCTGGAGGACGCCGATGTGCCGTCCGAGGCGATCGTCGACCCATCCGGCGGGCGGCGCGACGGGTGCAGGGCGCCCATCCCGTGGACAGCCGAGGCGGGCCACGGTTGGGCGTCGGCCAGAACGTGGCTGCCGTTCCCGCCCGGGTCCAACGTCCACAGCGTTGCGGCACAGGGCGACGACCCTCGTTCGATGCTGGCCCTCTACCGACACCTGCTCGCGGTCCGCTCAGCCTCCGATGCGCTTCGGCTGGGCCACCACGAGGTCGTGCAGGCCGACGATCAGGTACTGGCCTGGGTTCGCCCTGTCGCAGACGGCGGCCAACAAGACCGCGCCCAACAGCACGGCGCCCAACAGCACGGCGCCCAACAGCACGGCAGCACCCAGGTTGGCGACGTGCTGGTGGCGGTCAACTTCACCGCCGGGCCCGCCGGTCTCGACGACCGTGCCGGGTGGACCGTGCTTGCGTCATCGAATCCCAGTCGTGCGATCGGCGGAACCATTAGTGACCAACTGATGGAAAACGAGGCGCTCTGGGCGGCCCCGCCGCGTTGA
- a CDS encoding metal ABC transporter permease, producing MGLLAQIGYQNSWIEVLGATFMRHAFIGGTLVALASGLVGYFVVVRRDAFAAHALAHIGFPGATGAALIGAPVTLGLAVFCVAGGLAIGAFGKRVDRREVATGTVLAFATSLGVLFASMATDSTTSVTSVLFGNLLAISAEQLIVFGTMTAVLVVAMVIIARPLLFASITPEVAEARGVPVRSLGIAFLVLLALVVAMATQVVGTLLLFALVVTPAATALVITARPIAAVAIATGIALGCVWGGLVLSAMFNLPPSFPIVSLAFGGWLAALARSRVLERSGRPTASASTLGR from the coding sequence ATGGGTCTGCTCGCACAGATCGGCTACCAAAACAGCTGGATCGAGGTGCTCGGCGCCACCTTCATGCGCCACGCGTTCATCGGCGGAACGCTGGTGGCGTTGGCCTCCGGGTTGGTCGGGTACTTCGTAGTCGTCCGTCGTGACGCCTTCGCCGCCCACGCCCTGGCCCACATCGGGTTTCCGGGAGCCACCGGGGCGGCCTTGATCGGAGCACCGGTCACGCTCGGTCTGGCGGTGTTCTGCGTCGCCGGGGGCCTTGCGATCGGAGCGTTCGGCAAACGGGTGGATCGACGGGAGGTGGCCACCGGCACCGTGCTCGCCTTCGCCACCTCGCTCGGCGTGCTGTTCGCCTCGATGGCGACCGACAGCACCACCAGCGTCACCAGCGTGCTGTTCGGCAACCTGTTGGCCATCTCCGCCGAGCAGTTGATCGTGTTCGGCACGATGACCGCCGTGCTCGTCGTCGCGATGGTGATCATCGCCAGGCCGCTGTTATTTGCCTCGATCACCCCGGAGGTGGCCGAGGCGCGCGGCGTGCCGGTCCGCTCCCTGGGCATCGCCTTCCTGGTGCTGTTGGCACTGGTGGTCGCCATGGCCACCCAGGTGGTCGGCACCCTGTTGCTGTTCGCCTTGGTCGTCACGCCGGCCGCCACCGCACTGGTGATCACCGCCCGGCCGATCGCCGCGGTCGCCATCGCCACAGGGATCGCCCTCGGCTGTGTGTGGGGCGGCCTGGTGTTGTCGGCGATGTTCAACCTGCCGCCCAGCTTCCCGATCGTGTCGCTCGCCTTCGGCGGTTGGCTGGCCGCACTCGCCCGCAGCCGTGTACTGGAACGTTCCGGCCGGCCGACGGCGTCCGCATCTACCCTGGGGCGATGA
- a CDS encoding Fur family transcriptional regulator, giving the protein MTLRPQPPTPVTEVHDSAAEALAAVDQQYTANRRTLVALLASANAPLSLPEIMELQPDLAQSSVYRTLGVLEQAGVALRIVTGDEFARFELAEAHSGLHHHHLICTACGSVEDVTLPSDVEAAVVSELEALAHRHGFAPADHQVDLIGVCAACQQAA; this is encoded by the coding sequence ATGACCCTTCGCCCCCAGCCCCCGACTCCGGTGACCGAAGTGCACGACAGCGCCGCCGAAGCCCTGGCGGCCGTCGACCAGCAGTACACGGCCAACCGCCGCACCCTGGTTGCGTTGTTGGCCTCAGCCAACGCCCCGCTCAGCCTGCCCGAGATCATGGAACTGCAGCCCGACCTGGCGCAGAGTTCGGTCTATCGAACCCTGGGAGTCTTGGAACAGGCCGGCGTGGCGCTTCGAATTGTCACCGGGGACGAATTCGCCCGATTCGAACTGGCCGAGGCGCACAGCGGCCTCCACCATCACCACCTGATCTGCACCGCATGCGGGTCGGTCGAGGACGTGACCCTTCCCAGCGACGTCGAGGCAGCGGTCGTCAGCGAACTGGAGGCGCTCGCACACCGGCATGGGTTTGCTCCGGCCGACCATCAGGTGGATCTGATCGGCGTGTGCGCAGCGTGCCAACAAGCGGCCTGA
- a CDS encoding HNH endonuclease signature motif containing protein: MLDVFDTTEAKDFSVYSAEVDARWHPDRGSSVPVSVLAGSVADAARLLVERGVGKAQPRQPLWGSVADVADVADDADDAESGTANPGVAAAAGTADAGSAGAAADGAAGAAADGAAAAAADGAGGGVDVADLMVAVEAIGLCRRFLASAEAQMIARLEDTNASLNQLGERTTSWLSRTQEVPGPQAAETTRVAAKLDSTFHRFAAALAAGEIDHSYCAALVRASNDRTETALVDLQDELLGRVTGRRFGSWRRELSAVCALLDTEGPEPAVEHDDKVFLSETLDGLVDLKGTFTGSTAEEIRQLVEAHTDRLYRQARRDTNLTPDLRVPTRAVLRARALLDLLRRGSSEQSTGGPVTHINLDIEAAPIPATNTNTTNPADRNAQHPAVGDPPPEVPAAEVPAAEVPAAGDPPPDDPAAEVPAAGDHRADDPAAGGTAAGGTAAGRGQAPTPNDRDVPTNGRNDEGNNNPANPADPLVVSQAPPGGETSRDWFRRILGQRGDVLAGTAKLADNNLWRLLCNPTIHTFVTTSAHEILQMGRAVRTATPAQQRALRVRDGGCVFPGCDTPIGWTQAHHTIHWSKGGPTNLDSMALLCTTHHDITHRHHWQMSPNHHPNGQPNGTFHWTTPSGQTLHSQRHSETIP; encoded by the coding sequence ATGCTCGACGTTTTCGACACGACTGAGGCGAAAGACTTTTCGGTGTATTCCGCCGAGGTCGACGCACGGTGGCACCCCGATCGGGGGTCCTCGGTGCCGGTCAGCGTGTTGGCGGGTTCGGTGGCCGACGCGGCACGCCTGTTGGTCGAGCGAGGAGTCGGCAAAGCACAGCCCCGCCAACCGTTGTGGGGTTCGGTTGCCGACGTTGCCGACGTTGCCGACGATGCCGACGATGCCGAGTCCGGCACCGCCAACCCGGGTGTAGCCGCTGCTGCAGGCACGGCAGATGCCGGGTCCGCTGGTGCCGCCGCCGACGGTGCCGCTGGTGCCGCCGCCGACGGTGCCGCCGCTGCTGCCGCCGACGGTGCTGGGGGTGGGGTGGATGTGGCTGATTTGATGGTCGCGGTCGAGGCGATCGGCTTGTGTCGCCGGTTCCTGGCATCGGCCGAAGCCCAGATGATCGCCCGCCTTGAAGACACCAACGCGTCACTCAACCAACTCGGTGAACGCACCACGTCCTGGCTGAGCCGCACCCAGGAGGTCCCAGGCCCCCAGGCTGCTGAGACCACCCGGGTCGCCGCCAAACTCGATTCCACGTTCCACCGGTTCGCAGCAGCCTTGGCCGCAGGTGAGATCGATCACTCCTATTGTGCGGCGCTGGTGCGTGCCTCCAACGACCGCACCGAAACAGCGTTGGTTGATCTCCAGGACGAACTGTTGGGCCGTGTGACGGGACGCCGGTTCGGTTCGTGGCGACGCGAACTGTCTGCGGTGTGTGCCCTGTTGGACACTGAGGGCCCCGAACCTGCGGTCGAACACGACGACAAGGTGTTTCTGTCCGAAACCCTTGACGGTCTCGTTGATCTGAAGGGCACCTTCACCGGGTCGACCGCGGAGGAGATCCGACAGTTGGTCGAGGCCCACACCGACCGGTTGTACCGCCAGGCCCGCCGAGACACGAACCTTACCCCCGACCTGAGAGTCCCAACCCGGGCGGTCCTCCGAGCACGAGCATTGCTGGACCTGTTACGCCGGGGTTCCTCCGAGCAGTCCACCGGCGGTCCCGTCACCCACATCAACCTCGACATCGAAGCCGCACCCATCCCCGCCACCAACACCAACACCACCAACCCCGCAGACCGCAACGCCCAACATCCCGCCGTCGGGGATCCGCCCCCCGAGGTTCCCGCTGCCGAGGTTCCCGCTGCCGAGGTTCCCGCCGCCGGGGATCCGCCCCCCGACGATCCCGCTGCCGAGGTTCCCGCTGCCGGGGATCACCGCGCCGACGATCCCGCTGCCGGGGGTACCGCTGCCGGGGGTACCGCTGCCGGTCGTGGGCAGGCTCCCACACCGAACGACCGTGACGTTCCCACGAACGGTCGCAACGACGAGGGAAACAACAACCCTGCCAACCCTGCCGATCCGTTGGTGGTGTCGCAGGCCCCACCAGGAGGAGAAACCTCCCGTGACTGGTTCCGACGGATCCTCGGCCAACGCGGCGACGTCCTCGCCGGAACCGCCAAACTCGCCGACAACAACCTCTGGCGGCTCCTCTGCAACCCCACCATCCACACCTTCGTCACCACCTCCGCCCACGAAATCCTCCAAATGGGCCGAGCAGTCCGCACCGCCACCCCCGCACAACAACGCGCCCTCCGGGTCCGCGATGGCGGCTGCGTGTTCCCCGGCTGCGACACCCCCATTGGCTGGACCCAAGCCCACCACACCATCCACTGGTCCAAAGGCGGCCCCACCAACCTCGACTCAATGGCACTGCTCTGCACCACCCACCACGACATCACCCACCGCCACCACTGGCAGATGTCACCCAACCACCACCCCAACGGCCAACCCAACGGCACCTTCCACTGGACCACCCCCTCCGGCCAAACCCTCCACTCACAACGCCACAGCGAAACCATCCCCTAA
- a CDS encoding ArnT family glycosyltransferase, with product MTASSDLSASPRAIPWSRGFLVGLALIGLVALGVRVAYIVIAKSNGDACGQVVCGDAYYYGLQAEVLANGDGFDRPFSGGEAADHPPLTAIVATPAALLPGDNVMAQRLTMALVGTGAVLMIGLLGREVMSERAGLIAAGIAALYPNLWMNDGVVMSEALTALGMATCLWLTYRLIRGPTVWAALWLGAAIGLTVLARAELAMYLPLVVLPVLLWRVDLELRVKVIRLAVVGAAALMMMAPWTIYNAIRFERPVLVSTNDGLTLIGANCDSVYFGPITGLWNGFCADDVPAEGDQSEVSAAYRSAAIEYVGDHLDRVPAVLAARIGRVWGVYKPTQMAEYSRGEGRERSLSLIGTWVYYPLMAAAMAGVVVLWRRRTAVWPLLATFVMVTVTAALLYGLTRFRVPAEVAIVVLAAVLIDRLLPGDDAAARSRPDSGEAVAGDHVGVEPTSAEAPMSSLGEIVAG from the coding sequence TTGACGGCATCGTCCGACTTGTCGGCCTCGCCCCGCGCGATTCCGTGGTCACGCGGGTTTCTGGTGGGGTTGGCGCTCATTGGATTGGTGGCGCTCGGGGTTCGGGTGGCCTACATCGTGATTGCCAAGTCCAACGGTGATGCCTGTGGCCAAGTGGTGTGCGGCGATGCCTACTACTACGGGCTCCAGGCCGAGGTGCTCGCAAACGGCGATGGATTTGATCGACCCTTCAGCGGCGGCGAGGCGGCCGATCACCCGCCGCTGACCGCGATTGTGGCCACCCCCGCAGCCTTGCTGCCGGGCGACAACGTCATGGCGCAGCGCCTCACCATGGCGTTGGTCGGCACGGGAGCGGTGCTGATGATCGGGCTGCTGGGCCGCGAGGTGATGAGCGAACGAGCAGGGCTCATCGCCGCAGGCATCGCAGCGCTGTACCCCAACCTGTGGATGAACGACGGTGTCGTGATGTCCGAGGCCCTCACCGCCCTGGGTATGGCCACCTGCCTGTGGCTTACCTACCGCCTGATCCGTGGACCAACCGTGTGGGCAGCGCTCTGGTTGGGGGCGGCAATCGGGTTGACCGTGTTGGCGCGAGCCGAATTGGCGATGTATCTGCCGCTGGTCGTGCTGCCCGTCCTGCTGTGGCGGGTTGACCTGGAACTGCGGGTGAAGGTGATCAGGTTGGCCGTGGTTGGTGCCGCAGCTCTGATGATGATGGCTCCGTGGACCATCTACAACGCCATCCGGTTTGAACGGCCGGTGTTGGTGTCAACCAACGACGGGCTCACCTTGATTGGCGCCAATTGCGACAGCGTGTACTTCGGTCCGATTACGGGCCTGTGGAATGGGTTCTGCGCTGACGACGTGCCCGCCGAGGGCGATCAGTCGGAGGTGTCGGCGGCCTACCGCAGCGCTGCCATCGAGTACGTGGGTGATCACCTCGACCGCGTTCCCGCAGTGCTGGCGGCCCGGATAGGCCGGGTGTGGGGCGTCTACAAGCCCACCCAAATGGCGGAGTACAGCAGGGGCGAGGGCCGTGAACGGTCGCTCAGCCTGATCGGCACGTGGGTCTACTACCCGCTGATGGCCGCTGCCATGGCCGGAGTGGTGGTGCTGTGGCGTCGGCGCACGGCTGTGTGGCCGCTGTTGGCCACGTTTGTGATGGTCACCGTGACCGCTGCACTGCTCTACGGTCTGACCCGGTTCCGGGTTCCTGCCGAGGTGGCCATCGTGGTGCTCGCCGCCGTGCTGATCGATCGCCTGCTGCCTGGTGATGATGCTGCGGCACGGTCCCGACCCGACAGCGGTGAGGCCGTCGCTGGCGACCATGTTGGCGTCGAGCCAACGTCAGCCGAGGCTCCGATGTCGTCCTTGGGCGAGATCGTGGCTGGGTGA
- a CDS encoding metal ABC transporter solute-binding protein, Zn/Mn family, whose protein sequence is MRPTRVLRSAAGVLSVAMLVGLAATACGTGEQADAPQGDCPVKPVRVVATVNQWGEIVEALGGDCVAVDTIISGSAADPHDYEPSPADSAAFEQAQLAVLNGLGYDSWAQRALDQLGDDGPEVIDAGIVSNLTTGDNPHLWYSPAAVRSTSQAITEELTDLAPDAADYLDQRSTAWAAALQPYDTALDDLRDAADGAAFASTEPVADDLLEAAELRNATPRGFRAAALNETDPSPADLAAFEKLLTSGDVAVLVVNPQSESPVADQLRRTAEAAKVPVVEVTETVPADTDGFIPWQVAQMRTLTSAVAS, encoded by the coding sequence ATGCGCCCCACTCGAGTTCTTCGCAGCGCTGCAGGCGTCCTGAGCGTCGCCATGCTCGTCGGCCTGGCAGCGACCGCCTGTGGGACGGGCGAGCAGGCCGATGCCCCGCAGGGTGATTGCCCGGTGAAGCCGGTGCGGGTCGTCGCCACCGTTAATCAATGGGGCGAGATCGTCGAAGCGCTCGGCGGGGACTGTGTGGCGGTGGACACGATCATCTCCGGATCAGCCGCAGACCCCCACGACTACGAGCCGTCACCCGCCGACAGCGCAGCGTTTGAGCAGGCCCAACTGGCCGTACTCAACGGACTCGGGTACGACAGCTGGGCCCAACGGGCCCTCGACCAACTCGGCGATGACGGACCCGAGGTGATCGACGCCGGCATCGTCTCCAACCTCACCACCGGCGACAATCCGCACCTGTGGTATTCCCCGGCCGCGGTGCGCTCCACGAGCCAGGCGATCACCGAGGAACTGACCGACCTTGCCCCCGACGCAGCCGACTACCTCGACCAGCGCTCCACGGCGTGGGCGGCAGCGCTCCAGCCCTACGACACGGCGCTCGACGATCTGCGGGATGCAGCCGACGGCGCCGCTTTCGCCTCGACCGAGCCGGTGGCGGACGACCTGTTGGAGGCCGCCGAGCTGCGCAATGCCACACCTCGGGGGTTCCGGGCGGCTGCACTCAACGAAACCGACCCTTCTCCCGCAGATCTGGCTGCGTTCGAGAAGCTGCTCACCTCGGGCGACGTCGCCGTGCTCGTCGTCAACCCACAGAGTGAAAGCCCGGTGGCCGACCAGCTGCGCCGAACCGCCGAAGCTGCCAAGGTGCCGGTGGTTGAAGTGACCGAGACCGTGCCGGCCGACACTGACGGGTTCATCCCCTGGCAGGTCGCCCAGATGCGGACGCTCACGAGCGCTGTCGCCTCATGA
- a CDS encoding metal ABC transporter ATP-binding protein, whose amino-acid sequence MNGSDAKRPVVRFSDVAVVRGGREIWSEGTFEVPRGCIVGVIGPNGSGKTTFLKLLLGLLTPSTGSIEVLGETPRRGNPRIGYVPQNYTAAVGDAVRCRDLVHLSLLGTRWGVGQRNLQPHALVDEALAAVDATGFADERMSQVSGGQQQRVAIAAGLVNSPDLLLLDEPLANLDMRNQRQIAALLGRLATERNMTVFVVAHQLNSLLEVLTSAVYLLDEHAHYDVIGKVVDEELLSHLYGTSIAVVRTPQGDLFTRNA is encoded by the coding sequence ATGAACGGCTCTGACGCGAAGCGTCCGGTCGTCCGTTTCTCCGACGTCGCAGTCGTTCGAGGTGGCCGAGAGATCTGGTCGGAGGGCACCTTCGAAGTCCCCCGCGGTTGCATCGTCGGAGTGATCGGTCCCAACGGCTCCGGCAAAACCACCTTCCTGAAGCTGCTGCTGGGCCTGCTCACCCCGAGCACCGGCAGCATCGAGGTGCTGGGCGAAACACCCCGTCGGGGCAACCCTCGCATCGGATATGTACCTCAGAACTACACCGCAGCCGTCGGCGATGCGGTGCGGTGCCGCGACCTGGTGCACCTGTCCCTGCTGGGCACCCGCTGGGGCGTGGGCCAACGCAACCTCCAGCCTCACGCCCTCGTCGACGAGGCATTGGCCGCCGTCGATGCGACCGGCTTCGCCGACGAGCGAATGTCGCAGGTGTCCGGTGGGCAACAGCAGCGGGTGGCGATCGCTGCGGGGCTGGTCAACTCGCCGGACCTGTTGTTACTCGACGAGCCGTTGGCCAACCTCGACATGCGTAACCAGCGCCAGATCGCTGCGCTGCTCGGCCGCCTCGCCACCGAGCGAAACATGACCGTGTTCGTCGTCGCCCACCAGCTCAACTCGCTGCTCGAGGTGCTCACCAGCGCCGTGTACCTGCTGGACGAACACGCCCACTACGACGTGATCGGCAAGGTCGTCGACGAGGAACTGCTCAGCCACCTGTACGGAACGTCAATTGCGGTGGTCCGGACCCCGCAGGGTGATCTGTTCACCCGCAACGCCTGA
- a CDS encoding helicase-associated domain-containing protein, translated as MSTPWNLTNPPTDVDIAAALRAFPVVADSLRATEHLPNRIVPFHHVCGFNQLFPCLSPLGLRLLQLDRFHRGVTRELALAEAPDMPPELVDAEASNLVIAGLAHLKDGQLRSHSDIARYIPMALPMFEDDASSINTNRLATACRRMGIKPGLTKAERAEALQQALRDPDAVAHSLSTAGPEARRMFERIVELTTVDRYGFADTDEPAGYVPLDRLVREESRDYWAASRDLVTAFSGRSVSTPVGELIERALISTSHGWGDQLWLYLDVAHTQGLSLGPALVPPPVIDGSPVHETPTAPTRVVAQLGDVVAYLGDHPVEGKKSGDRRAPVSTWRSAAKATAIPKELGVLLGGLAADLGLIYARALPARGRGRKVERPVQWLANPRRLAAFGQLDVGTRWLSIVDHWLGGGRDEDAYANSVKRSVTMSVLASLPDGEAIAVDDFVAFATRRHLALSDVNELKGQLVAAASLGLIGDPEVPGLTAAGRAAIVGADAVNQLLGGGARTFLVQPDHSVMAPPDLAPDVAATLMRYADLESEGGASVWRLSARRLAQAAPTTSPEEVQAFLSEGSSVPIPDAVLRFVGDAMGSVSPVTVTEVGCVITAADPVVITDAARHKTAKLTVVAPGVATSPLAASRVRDVLATKGIVLASSVANATETVLHPPGSAHGAADHPEGGTLPLPVSDAAAGWVVDQPDPKAKLPAPKPIGYDKALVETITMAAAKGTHR; from the coding sequence ATGTCGACCCCGTGGAACCTCACCAACCCTCCCACCGACGTCGACATCGCCGCCGCATTGCGGGCGTTCCCCGTGGTCGCCGACTCGCTCCGGGCCACCGAGCACCTCCCCAACCGCATCGTTCCCTTTCATCATGTCTGCGGGTTCAACCAGCTGTTTCCGTGCCTCAGCCCCTTGGGGCTCAGGCTGCTGCAACTCGACAGGTTTCACCGGGGCGTCACCCGGGAGCTGGCTCTGGCCGAGGCCCCTGACATGCCGCCCGAGTTGGTCGACGCCGAGGCATCCAACCTGGTGATCGCCGGCTTGGCCCATCTGAAGGACGGCCAACTGCGATCGCACTCGGACATCGCCCGGTACATACCCATGGCACTGCCCATGTTTGAGGACGATGCGTCGTCGATCAACACCAATCGGCTGGCCACCGCATGCCGTCGCATGGGCATCAAGCCCGGCCTCACCAAGGCCGAGCGGGCCGAGGCGTTGCAGCAGGCGCTGCGCGACCCGGACGCGGTGGCCCACTCGCTGTCGACCGCCGGCCCCGAGGCGCGCCGCATGTTCGAACGCATCGTCGAGCTGACCACCGTGGATCGCTACGGGTTCGCCGATACCGACGAGCCGGCCGGGTACGTCCCCCTCGACCGACTGGTACGGGAAGAGTCGCGGGACTACTGGGCCGCCTCCCGAGACCTCGTCACCGCCTTCTCCGGGCGCAGCGTGTCCACGCCCGTCGGTGAGCTGATCGAACGGGCGCTGATCAGCACCTCGCACGGCTGGGGCGATCAGCTGTGGTTGTACCTGGACGTAGCGCACACCCAAGGCCTCTCCCTGGGTCCGGCGCTCGTGCCCCCGCCGGTCATCGATGGCAGTCCCGTGCACGAGACGCCCACCGCGCCCACCAGGGTGGTGGCGCAACTCGGCGACGTGGTGGCCTACCTGGGCGACCACCCGGTGGAGGGCAAAAAGTCGGGCGACCGTCGGGCACCGGTTTCCACCTGGCGCAGCGCGGCCAAGGCCACCGCAATCCCCAAGGAACTCGGCGTGCTGTTGGGCGGCCTCGCCGCAGATCTTGGCTTGATCTACGCCCGAGCACTGCCCGCACGCGGCCGAGGGCGCAAGGTGGAGCGGCCGGTGCAGTGGCTGGCGAACCCACGTCGACTCGCCGCCTTCGGACAGCTGGACGTGGGCACCCGTTGGCTCAGCATCGTCGACCATTGGCTCGGAGGGGGTCGGGACGAGGACGCCTATGCCAACTCGGTCAAGCGGTCGGTCACCATGTCGGTCCTGGCATCCCTCCCCGATGGCGAGGCCATCGCGGTCGACGACTTCGTTGCGTTCGCCACCCGCCGTCATCTGGCGCTGAGCGACGTCAACGAGCTGAAGGGTCAGCTGGTGGCGGCAGCGTCGCTGGGCCTGATCGGCGATCCGGAGGTGCCCGGCCTGACCGCTGCCGGACGGGCCGCGATCGTCGGAGCCGACGCGGTCAACCAGCTGCTTGGCGGTGGGGCCCGCACGTTCTTGGTGCAGCCGGATCATTCGGTGATGGCGCCGCCGGACCTGGCCCCCGACGTCGCCGCCACCCTGATGCGATACGCCGACCTGGAAAGCGAGGGAGGCGCCTCGGTCTGGCGGCTCTCCGCCCGGCGGCTGGCCCAGGCGGCTCCCACCACAAGCCCCGAGGAGGTGCAGGCGTTTCTCAGCGAGGGCTCCTCGGTGCCGATACCCGACGCCGTGCTGCGCTTTGTCGGCGATGCCATGGGGTCGGTGTCACCGGTGACCGTGACGGAGGTGGGTTGCGTGATCACGGCGGCCGACCCGGTGGTCATCACCGATGCAGCTCGCCACAAGACCGCCAAGCTCACGGTGGTCGCCCCGGGCGTGGCCACCTCCCCGCTCGCCGCCTCCAGGGTGCGCGACGTGTTGGCGACGAAGGGGATCGTGCTGGCCTCCTCGGTCGCCAACGCAACCGAGACCGTGCTCCATCCACCGGGCAGTGCCCACGGTGCCGCCGACCATCCCGAAGGTGGCACGTTGCCGCTCCCCGTGAGCGATGCCGCCGCCGGCTGGGTGGTCGATCAGCCCGACCCCAAGGCCAAGCTACCGGCACCCAAACCGATTGGCTACGACAAGGCGCTCGTCGAGACCATCACCATGGCTGCTGCCAAAGGGACACACCGATGA